Part of the Zea mays cultivar B73 chromosome 4, Zm-B73-REFERENCE-NAM-5.0, whole genome shotgun sequence genome is shown below.
CACATTAGAACTAAAAAGATATTCTAAGATGTAAGTGAGCGGTTGGTGCCATGCCTTTTTAGACAGATCGTTCTTATTAATAACAAACAGAAATGTAGAGTCCTTTTATTTATTGTAGTATTTTACTGCTACGATGCTGTCATTTTACCTTCCAGTAAAACCTCTATGTTAATTATTGTGAGTGGCATATTTGATTGGCCAAGTACTGCTATGAAGTATAGCTTCAAAGCTTGAAATGAAGAATATGTACCGAGTCCATTTTGTAATGGTTGTTATAGGTAGAATATAACTCATTTTTGTTTGAAACATAGTGATACCAGAGCACCAAATATAACATTGACTATTTTCTTTGTGATCTTATTAGGATTCAATTTTCTACAACATTTATAGCCATTGTTTACAAACTGTATAGTCAACCCTAGTCGCTGTTGGACCGGCCAGGTGATCAGACCAACTAGCCGAGCCTAGTCAGTCCTAGTCCCCTATATATTGCAGGACATATACATACTATGCTATATACTGTATAGTATAGACAATAAAGCCTGGGGTGAAACAATTCTACATCTATGAGCACTTTGCCAATGTTATTTATTTTGGTCATGGATGTCATATGTTATATGGTCAAGAAAGCATCTGATGAAGGATTATTGCAACCACTAGCATGACGGGCCTTGCAACACTGCATATCTTTGAATAGTTTTGACTGCAGAAAACTGAACCTGGGCCCTGAGCGGCTTTCCAAATCCATGTGCACCCTGCGGTAAAAGCTTTCTTTAAAGTGGCCATTGTCTCAGAGATCGGCAATGGCAAGAACAAAATTTTCTGGATGACAGGTGGTTACATGGCTAGAGCCTGGATCAATTAGTGCCAATTTTTTTGGATCAGTCAACAACAAAGCATGGGAAAGGACAATGTATGAAGCTCTTACTGAGATGAATTGGGTGCAAGGCATATGGGGTGCCATTACAGTACCCCATGTTTAGGGCTGGACGAAAAACTCAAAGCTCGTTAGCTTGCTCGACTGTCCAtcttggcttgactcggctcgttGTAATTTTCTAACGAGCCAAGCTTGTATTTCAGCTCCTAAGAGATAACGAGCCAGCCCAAGATGGCTCACAAGTCGCTCGTGCGCCAAATGAGCTGAAGCGTCACCAGAAATTACCCGCAAAATGACACAGACAGCCCAATAGCTGGCCCAATGAGAAGCGAAGTTCCTTGTCTATTCCTAACCCTGAGCCACCAGCCGCTGCACAATGCGCCCCCATGGTTCACTCACCCATATCCCCTCTCACTTGCCCTCTTACCTATCCCGTCTTTGATCGTGTGAACCACCACCCGGAGCCCACCGGCCACCTGCTGCTCTAGTCGTATCGTCCCACTGCTCTCATTGCAGCCTTGAAGCTGCCAGAACTCACCGACCCCAACACTATGGATCCACATTCGTGCAGACTGCATCCATTGTGGATAACTAGCAAGCAAGTCAAGAAGAGGCCAAATTCGGGCAAGCACTGGCTGCGGCAAAGATTTGAGCATGACGATGTGCTCATCTGGCTACCCACGAGGAGCAGGTGTGAAGTTGTTGATGACTTTAGAAGGTGAAGCCGCGAAGGGCACACTAAAATCTCAATGCGAGAGCCAAGTTACTTATGTACATATTTTTTTTTCTCAaacgcgcaggagagctgcgcatcattatattaagaagaagaaaaGGTCCAAAATAGACCTGGACAAAGGCCACCAAATAAGAGGTGGTTACATAGTTTGCTAAGGGGCTGTTACACAGATGACTATATAAAAGACTAGTAACTATCGCGCGCCCCGCGCACGTAAGAAAACTGACAGTATAAATGATAATACTATTATAAGGTATTTGACATTGTGCTTTATTATCTTGTACCGGAACCCCCTCGTAATTATTTTTCTTCATGATACTATTATAAGGTATTTGACATTGTGCTTTATTATCTTGTACCGAAACCCCCTCGTAATTATTTTTCTTCATGAGCTTGCGGCAAATCTCACGCACTCATTCCCTAAAATCCTTACAATTTCCTTCACTTAATTCCCCCACATTCAATTTTCTAATCTCACAACTTCCTTCCTTAGTAGAAGCAAAGTAAACAAGGGAAATGATAGGCTGGCAGCCGCTCCATTAGCCTGTCCCCACTTCCATGCTTGAGGAGGCGAGGAGCCCAACAATGACATGCGGCAGCAGCAGGTTGCAAAAGCACAGCTAATTCCTGGCCCCTGCCTCCCTTCTACAACACTGCCTGCAGTAACGGAGGAGCAAATGGCAGCACATGGACAATGTCGTGGCTGGACCGCAGCGGCGTTTGAGGGGGAGTCTAAGATTTGGAAATCACAGAACAGAGGAGATCCAAGAACGTGCTGTGGAGAAGAAAGGGCTAGTACCTGTTCGAAGAGCCAAGCAGAAGGGCAAGGAGCATGGCCTGGCAGGCTGGGGCTAGCGACAACGCCGGTCGGCTTTTTTTACGTGGACAACCCGGGAGGCTTGAAGATCACGCGTATTTTTCTCCCCCCTGGGTCGGGCGTCATATAGAAGCTTCGTGAGGCTTGATAACGATCCAGTAGAGTGGGCGGTCGTGTTCGTGGATTTCCAATCAAACGGCTGAAAAACAAAAGACTGACGTGGACACTATGAATGGCCAGCCTTGTTCCCTGCTTTAATATATAGAAATGACCAGGTCTGAACTCCCCCTGAGTTAAGGCCACAGACCTCTCGGCCCTGCAGCCCCAGCTAAACACCACATCTTGGCATCGTCCCTAATGTCTTGACTCTTGAGTAATCCTAGAGATGTCCGGAATAGCCCCATCAAAGACACAGGAGTTTCTGTGTTTCCACAACCACCAGGCCACTAGGATCACAGCTGAATTGAAACCTTTCTTTTGTGCCTTTTGAACTGTCGTTCCTGACCTATGCCACCAGCCTTGAAAACTAGATTCCGCAGTTTCTGGAGTGAGGTACTGCAGCCCAATAAGAGACAAGGTATGAAACCAAATTTCCCTAGCAAAAACACATTGTAACAGAATGTGTTGTATAGTTTCTTCTTCCTGATCACAAAGAAGGCATTTTGTGGGATGGTCCAAACCTCGACGAGCCAATCGATCCGCTGTCCAGCTGCGATTTAAAGAAGCCAACCATATGAAAAATTTACATCTTGTAAGTGCCCAACTTTTCCAGACCCTTCCTGCCGGTTCAAAGGTGACCATCCCCTCAAAGAAACGATGATAAGCAGATTTAGAGGAGTATTCCCCTGAGGCAGAAGGGGTCCAGCGGTGTTGGTCTGAAACTCCTGGGTGAAGTTGGAAGCCTTGAATCAGGTTCTAGACTATGAAGTACTCAGATAGAAATTGAGCTGATATGCTTCCTGAGATATCATTTACCCAGCCATTTTCAGTCAAGGCATCCTTTACTGTTCTACTTTGGAGAAATCTGTTCGGAACCCGAGAGACAAGGACCGGAGCCAAGTCACACAGAGCCTGTCCATGGCGCCATCGATCCGTCCAAAATGAGGTTTGGGATCCGTCTCCTACCAAAGAAACCACTGAACATGCAAACATGGATGCAGCATTGGGGTGTACTCTAATTTTCAAATCAGTCCATATAGGATTCGGCTGAGTTTTCTTCATCCAAAGCCACCTCATATTAAGAGCCCAACCAAGGACCTCTAAATTGTGCAGACCCAGCCCTCCAAGGTCCAATGGCctgcaaacctttgaccaactgaCCATACAGTGGCCTTCTTTGACATCTTTACGGCCTTTCCAAAGAAACCCTCTCCGAATTTCATCAATGGCCTTGATGACCCACTTGGGAcattgaagagcaattaagtgatagATAGGCATAGCAGTTAACACTGCTTTTACCAGAGTTGTTCTCCCAGCCAGGTTGATCATTGGTGGTGAAATGGAGGTTTGTGAGCATGCGATGCAAGTGTTGGTTGGGCATCATCCTTTGGGGACCAATTACCAGTGATTGAATATTTGAGTTTGCATTTTTGTGGATGTGCTGATGGCTGCCAAATGAGTGGGGTCCGGGGAAGGAATAACCGAGATAAGCCTTACCCTTGCATTTTGCAGGGAGGCTGCGTCGAACCTAGGACCTTTTGGCTCAGTGGAAAGGCTTCTCATCACTGCACCGGGCCTATCCTTCTGGATTATAGACTACCAAACAATTGCGATTTGATCTTGCAAAGGTGGTTATTTTTGGGTGATTACTTATTTTCCATCTTCTACTCATTTGCTGCACTCGAATCCCCGTATCCCCTCCATGTTCTTGGGTGAGTTAGCTTTTAGCTCGTGAGCTAAATGAGCCAGCTCGAGCTGGCAGACGATCCGAGCTGAGCCAGCCCTCCAGCTCGAGCTGGCAGAGTCGAACCGACCTTGCTCCTTATCTTAACGAGCCAACTCGAGCTGGactgagccgagctggctcgatatccaccctTATCTATGTTGATAGATTATTTGAAGTTGTAGGACAGTCTCTTGGATTTGACTTTGCAACTTACAGTAGATAATACTCATATCTGGCAATTCTCTAGTTCAGGACTGTACTCTGCTAAATCTGCACATGAGGGATTTTTTATTGGGTCTGTACAGTTTGGGCCTTGGGAGAGAATTTGGAAGAGCTGAGCACCATACAAATGAAAGTTCCTCATGTGGTTAGTGGCACACAATTGGTGCTGGGCAGCAGACCGTGTTGCTAAAAGAGGTCTGCCCCACCCTGAATGCTGCCTGCTTTGTGATCAAGCTGAGGAAACGATTTACCATCTGCTAATCTCATGCGTCTTCTCTCAGCAAGTGTGGTACATCATTCTGCATAAGGTCAGCCTGCAGGACCTCTCCCCCCAGCCTGACAACAACTCCTTTGATGCATGGTGGGCAAGCATAAATTTTGATGTTGCTGGCCAGACTAAAAAAAGGTCTCAATTCCATCATCATTATGGGAGCTTTGTCCATTTGGAATCACCGCAATTGCTGTGTGTTTGATGGGATTCAACCGAGCCTAAATGAGGTTCTGGTTTCGGTAAAAGATGAGCTTCTCCTATGGAGTTTGGCCGGAGCTCGGGGAATATCTGATATGCTTGCTCCAGAGCCAGCCAATGTGTGAGTTGTTCTCTAGTGGTATTGGGTCAAGTTTGGCAAGTGAGAGAGATACACCGTTTAATCTAAAAGGGTGTGTGAATGTGTGTGGCTGTATGGGGTTTCTGAACTCACCCCTTTACTCTTCTTAAACGATACACAACTCTTCTACGTGTTTGAGAAAACAATAAAGTGAACATCAACACTACATTAATGGCTAGTTATTGGCTTGAGATTTAATTAATAGCAAGCAAGCAGAGGGGCAGTGGCACAGCAAGCAAGCGTTATGCATGTCAAGAAGATGGAGGGTAAGGAGCACACTCACCATCAGAGGAGGAGGCGAGGAGCTCATCTTCCTGGAGCAGCTCATGAAGAGGGGCGGTGGCTTGAACTGGCTGGCGCAAGGGGGCAGCGCTGGCTCTGGCGGAATGAGGGATGGACTTGTCGGCGGCTTGACCTATTCAGCAGAGGAGGAATCGTGCACGGGAGAGGAAGAATTGTGTGTGGCCTAGGAAGAGAGGAATCGCACAGCTGGAGTTCTGGCTTTGTGGGAGAGGAATTCTGGCACCTTCAGTCTCTGCCAGTCTGCCTTTTGGTGAAGTCCTGGGCACACATATACTAGCCCTAACACGCTAAATTGGCAGCCCAATAGCCCACTTCCAAGCCCAGTTGATCTGGCCCATGGAAGAACAGTTTGAGTTGGATGACTAACCACGATTAGGCTACAACTATGTTTCTAGTCGAGCTAGTTGCCTCGGTGTCCCCGGACAACCTCAAGGGACTGATTAGGCTGACTTATCATGATTAATCGAACAATTCGTAAACACTGTTTGTAGCTTTGAACGTTGAAATTATGTATTGCTGCACAAGAATACCTTTGTTTATCCTTTTCTGCTGTAGACGCACTCGTGACTCTTAGTGTTTGGCATGATGTCCTGCTTAAcacaatgctaaaattgtgacagAGAAGATGGCAAACTGAGTTGTGGATACTCAAGTTTTAGAGGCAAGAGAGCTACGATGGAAGATTTCTATGATGTAAAACTAACTGAAATTGATGGACAAGCTGTTAGCCTGTTTGGTGTTTTCGACGGTATAGACTCCAATCTTGGCCTTTGTTTTTGTGTTTATTTTTGCCTACCATGTTTTTATTTTCAAGACCATGATGATTAGGTCATGGAGGATCACGTGCTGCTGAGTATTTGAGGGAGCACTTGTTTGATAACCTTCTCAAGCACCCTGATTTCTTGACAGATACAAAGCTTGCGATAAGTATTTTTTTTCCTTCAGCTTTACTGTAGACTTTCTGTTGCCATTCTTGTTGGTGTCGCAACATGTTTATCTGCTAAACTTGAAATTTATTACAAAAAACAGGTGAAACATATCAGAAAACAGATACAGATTTCTTGGAATCAGAAGCAAGCGCTTTCAGGGATGATGGTTCAACAGCTTCAACTGCACTTTTGGTGGGTGACCATTTATATGTTGCAAATGTTGGTGATTCTCGTGCCGTTATTTCAAAAGCTGGCAAAGGTATTGCATACTGGAAGTAGGTATTTTAAGTAGTGTATCTGTATTTCATTTTCTTGGCACATTTGTCGGTTGATGTCTTGTCAGGTCTATTGAACCTAAATCAGGAAGCAAAATCTTGACATCGTTCTGTTCCGCATATCTATACAATATTCAGCCTTTGCTGTAGTTAATACGAACCATCCATGACAGTTTGGTTCATAGGGTTTCTCATTGAATTTATGTAATTTTGATGCTGTGCCACCCTGTGACAAATGTCTGACAGTTCGTCTGTTTGTTTTTTCTAGCTATGGCGCTTTCAGAAGATCACAAACCTAACAGAATTGATGAGCGAAAGAGAATTGAAAATGCTGGTGGTATTGTCATTTGGGCTGGTAAGCATGTGTTCCTGGTTCTTTTATACATTGAGCTAATTTGCTTACATTAGCTGAAGTTGATTGCAAAAATGCTTCTCCTATTCATCTGCAGCCATCTGTCTTCCTATCAGCTTGAACATGTTATGTTAGGTTTCCATACACCCATTAGAGTATTGCTTGGTATCATGGTGGAGCAGCCTTATTTTTCAAGGCATCATTCTTTCTTTGAATGATAAACATATCGCCTTTTTGACGTGGCATTTTCCCAGGCACTTGGAGGGTGGGTGGTGTATTGGCAATGTCCCGTGCATTTGGCAATCGTTTACTGAAGCCATATGTGGTGGCAGAACCTGAAATTCAGGTGAGACTAATTGATTATGCCAAAATTTCAAACATCTTTTGTCGTTAACTTAATTTAGGGAAGCCAGTTTTTTTAACAGTTTTATTACATTAGAATTGCCGAAGAAAAAAATATGTCATGTCATTATGTGTATAACTAGACCATAGTCCTGAATGCCCAACATTTTATTTATTGACTGCTATTGATATGCAATTGGAAGCAAGAGAAGCTGTACCATTAATATGCAATTGTTACCActgttcttaaggcgtcgcctaggcgtccgggtggtggtctaacgcctaggcgtccaggcggttgtccaacgccttggaccgtcttaccgctttaaaaaccataATTGTTACTATTGATGATCCATCAGTTGATAGCTGCTGCAACCATGTGCATTTGTTTATTGGTCAACCTGTAGAACTTCCATCACAGACTTAGGACTTTGGTAATTAATAAAGTTTTTTTTTCTAATACACTGCAGGAAGAACAGGTCAGTGGTGGGCTGGAATGCCTGGTTCTTGCTAGTGATGGGCTTTGGGATGTTGTGGAAAATGAGGTAATAACCCTTCCACAATTCAGTCATTCCTCAGAGCAGGCAGTTGCCTTTTACGTAAATTTGTATAATTGTATGAAAGCATCACTTCACTGCCTTTACTGTTTGCTTTGGGGCTACATTCTTGTGCTTTGAGGCATATTGATATCTTCACTTAATTAATAACAATGTTGTTGATGCTTTTATGAAAAAAAGGAAGCTGTTTTCCTTGGGAGATCGGAGGACACGCCAGAGTCTGCAGCTAGGAAATTGACAGAGATTGCTTACTCTCGCGGCAGCGCTGACAATATCACATGCATCGTGGTCCAATTTCACCATGACAAAACCGGATGAGCCGTATGGCTGCCAATTTCAGTTGTACCCTGCTTCAGTCTATTATTATCCTGCAAGCTGGGTGGTGGGCTTCTCCCAGATTTACCCTGCTTCATGCTATTATTATCCTGCAAGCCGGGCGGTGGGGTTTCTCAGATCTATCGCTCATGTAGCAACTTTCAAGCACTCGTCCATTGATTCTTTTGTTGTCTTGTAGGAAACATTTGTTCCGACAGGTGTAGTAGACACTTTTAAACTGATAATTCAATAAACGTATGTTTACGATTACTGTTTAGTGGAAATTGGTTTTCATTTTGCCTTATATAAGAAGATTTTAACTAGTCTGTCATGTGCGTGTGCCATCCCTAATTAGGTATGAAAATGGATACTTTTTTGGATATTATTTTTTTGTCTTTTTCTTTGACCGTGAATAAATAGGATGTAGAATATGCTATACAAATTTATATTCCTGTGTTTTTAGCATTGAGTTTGTAAAGATACATAAAAGGAAACTTTAAATTTATCATATGTCTTGTTATAAATAACAGATATAAAATTCGGATAAAGATATATATTCAGTTATTTTTACCTTTTTGTCGTAAGGAGAAAATAATGTACACAATTTTGTTCTTATTTATAATAATATGCTAGATAACATAAAAAGATTAGTATCAAATTTCAtaaatatctattttaaaatattaaatatatTCTAACAATTTAGAAACCTAATTTCATTCCTATTGGCTATTGCGAAGTAATCAGCCTCGAAGCTTTCTCGTGCGCCGCTGCCCATGGTAAAGGGATTAAGAAAAGGGTGAATACATGAGAAAGCTTCGAGGCTGATTACCATGGGCAGTCCCTCCCCTAACCCTAGTCGTCGGCACCAACCCCTAGTCGGCACATGAATACACGAGACAACCCCAACCTATCCCCTAGCCGCCCAGTCCctcccctaaccctaaccctaaaatcTCGGCCGATTCCCCTAGTCGCCAGACGCCCAGACCCACCCCCGCGGAGGCACTTACCGTCGTCCGTCTCCGGCCTCCTGTCGTCCCCTGTCCCAGCCGGCCAGCTCCAAGCGGCCAAGCCGGCAAGCCCCCAACCCCAACCCAATCCATCGATCCCACATTCCAGTATCCCACAACGCACAACAGACCAGAGCTTCGATTCGAGAGTGGTGGAGCCGTCAGCCGTGGAGGCCTAGACCTTGTAGGGTGGTCGACGTGGATCTGCAGTAGCCAACAATCTAGGTCCACGGCCGCCGACATCGAGGTCCACCTTCTAGAGCCTAGATGCCGTCCTCCACCTGTACTAGTACCACCGTTGCATCCATGGGACAAGGACAATGATCATGGCGCCAGCGGTGCTGATCTTGCTGTTGCTGCACGTCCATCTTCACTGAGCTCAACTCCAATGCCAACATCGACGTCGGCTACAACAGCCATGCCGACACCAAGCAACAATGCGAGCTCTGACTCAGGCATTGCTGTGTAGTGGGGTGGGGAGAAGAAGACCAAGACAAGGGCGCGGACCTCCCACATTTGGAGCGACTTCGACGAAACCTACAAGGTAGTGAATGGTAAGAGTATTAGGACCGGTGCTAAATGCAATATATGTAAAAAGGTTCTTACTGCTTCATCTACAGGTGGTACTGGTAATTTGATTAGGCATCTAGCATCATGTATGAGAAAAGCTTATCGTTTTTGCTAAGACTCAATCTATGCTTGAGTTTAATCGTGATGGTTCTATTAGAAATTGGGAGTATAATGCTGAATTTGCGCGTATTGAGTTGTGTCGCATGATTGCTAGGTTAGATTTGCCTCTTGTACTGGCACCCTGCCCACACCCCTTTTCTGCGCAGTTCCCTCTCCCTCACGCCTCACATCCGCAGTGACCCACATAGAGCCGCCATCACCAAGCCCCATCACCTCGTCTTCCGCACCGATGCCCCACTCGCGTCGAGCCTACGTCGTTGTCCGTCGTGCCGCCTCCCGAAGCCCGTCCCCATCCACGCCTCGCCGAGATGTAAGCATTTCTCTTTGGATTGGGTGAGATCCTTTGTGTTCTCATCAAAGGGTCTATAAAAAGCCTACACTTATGATCCACCACAATTTGGCATCAATTGTACGAAAATAATGACTCATGCAAGTTTTCCACTGTGCAAAATGTGTGCCATAAAAACTATGTGGTTGACAAGTAACCTCTAGCCCTTTAGTCGCCTTCCAGCTTACTCTTGGGTCGGTTAAGACCACCAAATAAGAGAACCAGACTTCGATACCACTTCTAGGGTCGAGATGGcggactagaggggggtgaatagtcctttctaaaactaattatgtTGGCTAACACAAATAAATGTGGAATTAATACTATGTTAGTCTAGCCAAGACTACACCCCTCTAACTATAACAAACACTTGACAAAAGATCCTAATTGAAGCAACTAAGGTCCCAAGTTAGAGAAAGAGCTCTCCCACACAAATCTAGTTAGCAAGGTCATACAAACTTATGTAACTATAATTCTAAACACACCGAGAGCTCCTAAACATACTAGTAAGCAAGTCGCACAAAGCACAAGCATACTAGCAAAATTCACTAGTTGCACTACACAAGCACAATGAGAGAGAAACAACtacttagctacacaagctaagcAAAATGGATTAGCTACACGAGCTAACAAGCGAGTAAATATTTTACAACAAGTATGAAATATATACAAGAGAAACAAACACTCACTAGCATAAGTATGTGAACAAATAAATACAAGCTAGTGAGGGAAGTTGCAAACCAACGGGGAGATGATGACACTTGACACAACGATTTTTCCCGTGGTGTCGATGACTTGCCGGCCACCCCTAGTCCACGTTGAGGTAGATTCAAAGCACCCAACAACTCCTCTATCAAGTCTCCACTTGATCTCTTGAGCCGGATTGGTCAATGAACCCTCAAACATTGATTCcactagagttgcttttcgcCGCTCTGGCGAGGCAAGCACAACGCCTCTCACAATCACCACCGCGACCTCTTCACAATCTTCGTTGAAGAGCTCATGGGGAAcccccaccaagccgtctaggaggtagcaacctccaagagtaacaagccaacgaccttagttgatgatctccctagtgcctcaaagatcaacaacttgatgcaatgcactagatggctctcaatctcactagaatgcaatcccaaccaatatgagtgagagagagggagaggaaaggATCCAATATGCTCAAAGTGTTCCAAATGGAATCCTCCACCTTTTCAAATCGGGCAACACAAGTATATATAGCCCCCTCTCCAAAACTAGCTGTTATGGGCCAATTGCCCCCTTTTCTGTGCACACGCAGACGGTCTGTAATTcaagcccggaccgtccgcacaagAATCCCAATGGCTATCAACAActataaaaatgtcagagcattCAACAAAGACTTGCAGACCGTCTGCCCCatgagcccggacggtccgcgataccAAAAACAGAGCCAAACCGAAGTTCTGCTGACTCCGCACATTTGCTGAAATTTGtattgcggacggtccgcacctggaccTCGGACGGTCCTCAATATAAAATATTAGTACTGAGGACGGTCCACGCTCAGGCCCCGGATGGTCCGCAGTTCAAAAATGAAAACCAAAACAGAACTTCCTGAGTTCTGTCCAAACACCAGTCCTTCAACTGCGGACGGTCCGTCACCTGGGACCAGACGGTCCGTAGTACAAAAACTTTGTGAAACACAGAAACTATGTGATTCTTCCCATCACCTCAAGTTAGCCTACTAACCCGATCTTGGtactacggctatctagcctactaacccggtcaattttcaacctctaagcacctcttgaccggtaaaacaaaaacctattgttatacctttgccttgagcattcaattccatctcctcaaatgatgaacaatggacatccataagtgtagccaaccatgataccttttaccatttgtcgatagcatgaagttcctccatcatcatcatcaagccACCTGATCAATAGCCTAGATCAACACATGGCTTGTTAATTCTATAATGATATGATCCACTCCATGTTATCACATGGACTTCTTGGTTCATCAATCTCAACGTAGCTTGCTCTTCACCGTTGCTTTGTGTCCATCGGTGCTAAGTCCTTGCTCTTGCTTCACCGCCATGCGGTCCCTCACACATGAGCCTCTGACTTGCCCTTCATACTAGCCACTCGGTCCATCGAAGCCAAGCCATATCTCTTGTTCTTCTCCATATAGCCACATGACACCATGTCATGTCTTCATATGCAATGAGCTCCTTATCACACTAGTTGAGCATCTCAATATTACCAAGCCACATCACCACCATGGCTTAAATAAATCATACTACTGTACCTATGGACTAATCACATGTGTATCTCAACTTAAACACTTATTAGTCCATATAAGTTGTcaatcaattaccaaaaccaaatagggtctcacaatctccccctttttggtaattgatggcaACTCTACAAAGATTTGTCATTTTTGTTCTTTTTCCAAGCTAGCTTTTCACACAAGTATAAATTGCTAGTTTGGCAAAGTTTTTATGTTCCTTATCCAACTTTGAGCTC
Proteins encoded:
- the LOC100283542 gene encoding catalytic/ protein phosphatase type 2C/ protein serine/threonine phosphatase precursor, giving the protein MVCIGSLLRALVLSAAASAGRRRGPRILCGHEADVRVTPRHGHGWRGFRAVTGRMMLDSSDCASAAAAAETGQVQPQRRAVGAVPLAHDGGYASGGWEREDGKLSCGYSSFRGKRATMEDFYDVKLTEIDGQAVSLFGVFDGHGGSRAAEYLREHLFDNLLKHPDFLTDTKLAISETYQKTDTDFLESEASAFRDDGSTASTALLVGDHLYVANVGDSRAVISKAGKAMALSEDHKPNRIDERKRIENAGGIVIWAGTWRVGGVLAMSRAFGNRLLKPYVVAEPEIQEEQVSGGLECLVLASDGLWDVVENEEAVFLGRSEDTPESAARKLTEIAYSRGSADNITCIVVQFHHDKTG